The Diabrotica virgifera virgifera chromosome 10, PGI_DIABVI_V3a genome has a window encoding:
- the LOC126893458 gene encoding uncharacterized protein LOC126893458, with product MDKFISRKEYALQPIHFAADLLNPRSVGANLSSAERIEAMKYITTMSTTTTIEIGDEGVSKITEDLGNYLAKTDFFGETFLWNILDNVSLVTWWKGFCGHSCLSKVAVRILTMPCTSAATERSFSSQSSIHTKRRNRLTTQRAANLNYIQYNSKLLKRSRQHHIQSQYPIEETVQNNVSIEGRNLQKEIEVIENHISEEEELDEVILNLGIF from the coding sequence atggataaatttatatcaaggaaggaatacgcccttcaaccgatccattttgccgcagacttactaaaccctcggtctgttggtgcaaatttatcatcagccgaaaggattgaagcgatgaaatacattactactatgtcaaccacgaccacgatagagattggtgatgaaggagtgtcaaagattactgaggatttaggaaactatttagctaaaacagacttttttggcgaaacatttttatggaacatactcgataatgtctctttggttacatggtggaaaggattttgtggacattcatgcctctccaaagttgcagtcaggatattgacaatgccgtgcacttctgcggcaacagagagaagctttagctcccagagcagcattcatacgaagagaagaaatcgcctaacaactcaaagggcagcaaatttaaattatatacaatataattcaaaattgctgaaacgttcacgacaacatcacatacaaagtcaatatcctatagaagagactgtacagaacaacgtttcgatagaaggtagaaacttacagaaggagatagaagtaattgaaaaccatatttccgaagaggaagaattagacgaggtaattttaaatttaggcattttttag